One Stenotrophomonas oahuensis genomic region harbors:
- a CDS encoding CpaF family protein, translating into MEDKVTPFASERGDAPDAAGAAAVPFAQSDEYQKVLVAAHEHLLNAIEDERIDIDAWAPDTVARYVRTQTAQFVQQWRIPVNEAEMEVVAAALVKELTGFGPLDDLLHDPAIEDILINGYKDIHVSQGGRLVRAPQRFSDDSHLLRILRRILAPLGRRLDESNPMVDARLPNGGRLNAIISPLAVDGPMVSIRKFRKDPFTPDELQRMGTFDTAMQALLHAMVLGRCNILVSGGTSSGKTSLLNALASYVPAEERVITVEDTAELSLNHPHVVRLESRLGGADGHGAVSIRDLVRNSLRMRPDRIVVGEVRGAEVLEMLQAMNTGHDGSMATIHANSPRDCLYRIEMLAGFAGFQGSEDSLRRQIASAIDFIVQISRLGSGRRVLVSITEITGVSDNLISTQEMFRHEVMIDADGKERDRWIGLGFQPHSHKLEPFRRLLREALDGGY; encoded by the coding sequence ATGGAAGACAAAGTGACGCCCTTTGCCAGCGAGCGCGGCGACGCCCCGGATGCAGCGGGTGCCGCAGCGGTTCCGTTCGCCCAGTCCGACGAGTACCAGAAGGTGCTGGTGGCCGCGCACGAGCATCTGCTCAATGCGATTGAGGACGAGCGCATCGACATCGATGCCTGGGCTCCGGATACCGTGGCGCGCTACGTGCGCACCCAGACCGCGCAGTTCGTGCAGCAGTGGCGTATTCCGGTCAACGAAGCGGAAATGGAAGTGGTGGCCGCCGCCCTGGTAAAGGAACTGACCGGGTTCGGGCCGCTCGACGACCTGCTGCACGACCCGGCCATCGAAGACATCCTGATCAACGGCTACAAGGACATCCATGTATCGCAGGGCGGCCGGCTGGTGCGCGCGCCGCAGCGCTTCAGCGACGACAGCCACCTGCTGCGCATCCTGCGCCGCATCCTGGCCCCGCTGGGGCGGCGGCTGGACGAGTCCAATCCGATGGTGGACGCGCGCCTGCCCAACGGCGGACGCCTCAACGCGATCATCTCGCCGCTGGCGGTCGACGGCCCGATGGTGTCGATCCGCAAATTCCGCAAGGACCCGTTCACGCCGGACGAACTGCAGCGGATGGGCACCTTCGACACCGCCATGCAGGCCTTGTTGCATGCCATGGTGCTGGGCCGCTGCAACATCCTGGTGTCCGGTGGGACCAGCTCGGGCAAGACGTCGCTGCTGAATGCGCTGGCCAGCTACGTTCCGGCCGAGGAACGGGTGATCACGGTGGAAGACACCGCCGAACTCTCGCTCAACCATCCGCATGTGGTGCGGCTGGAAAGTCGACTGGGTGGCGCTGACGGGCACGGCGCGGTCAGCATCCGCGATCTGGTGCGCAACAGCCTGCGCATGCGCCCGGACCGCATCGTGGTCGGCGAAGTGCGCGGCGCGGAAGTGCTGGAAATGCTGCAGGCGATGAACACCGGCCATGACGGTTCGATGGCCACCATCCACGCCAACTCGCCGCGCGACTGCCTGTACCGGATCGAGATGCTGGCCGGGTTTGCCGGCTTCCAGGGCAGCGAGGACAGCCTGCGCCGGCAGATTGCCAGCGCCATCGACTTCATCGTGCAGATCTCGCGCCTGGGCAGTGGCCGCCGCGTGCTGGTGTCGATCACGGAGATCACCGGGGTCAGCGACAACCTGATCAGCACCCAGGAAATGTTCCGTCACGAAGTGATGATCGACGCCGACGGCAAAGAACGCGACCGCTGGATCGGCCTCGGCTTCCAACCGCATTCGCACAAGCTGGAGCCGTTCCGTCGGCTGCTGCGCGAAGCCCTCGACGGAGGGTACTGA
- a CDS encoding TPR domain-containing protein — MRMHVLPLLMLLGATALTGCNTTSVAQYKQDPVSLAAPERPPQDDKQLYLELITQMQRQSAWYASLAHVDAYRQRYGDSPALRLLQADALRETGQLPGAQTLYTSLTNGPQAAAAWHGLGLIAVRNGDDTQAEQALARAVQLQPLNTDYLGDLGFARLRAGQLDQAREPLAKAAELAPGNVKANANLAVYALLRNDTATAERIFSSAALPEAARQEVRRLAQQLRQPAARAVEPTTAPTAATPPLRRGTAASAPAAPRSEPRLAPSMLERFGSTPTSQESTP; from the coding sequence ATGCGGATGCACGTTCTCCCGTTGCTGATGCTGCTGGGCGCGACGGCGCTGACCGGCTGCAACACCACCTCCGTCGCTCAGTACAAGCAGGATCCGGTCAGTCTGGCCGCACCGGAGCGCCCACCGCAGGACGACAAACAGCTGTACCTGGAGCTGATCACCCAGATGCAGCGGCAGAGTGCGTGGTACGCCTCGCTGGCGCATGTGGACGCGTACCGCCAGCGTTATGGCGACAGCCCGGCGCTGCGACTGCTGCAGGCCGACGCGCTGCGCGAAACCGGTCAGCTGCCCGGCGCGCAGACCTTGTACACCAGCCTCACCAATGGCCCGCAGGCCGCGGCCGCATGGCATGGACTGGGACTGATCGCCGTGCGCAACGGCGACGACACCCAGGCCGAGCAGGCGCTGGCCCGGGCGGTGCAGCTGCAACCGCTGAATACCGATTACCTGGGTGACCTCGGATTTGCACGCCTGCGCGCCGGCCAGCTGGACCAGGCACGCGAACCGCTGGCGAAGGCGGCCGAGCTCGCGCCGGGCAACGTCAAGGCCAACGCCAACCTGGCGGTGTACGCACTGCTGCGCAATGACACCGCTACCGCGGAACGGATCTTCAGCAGCGCTGCGCTGCCGGAGGCCGCCCGTCAGGAGGTGCGCCGGCTGGCCCAGCAGCTGCGTCAGCCCGCCGCACGCGCCGTGGAGCCCACCACCGCACCCACAGCGGCGACGCCCCCGCTTCGCCGCGGCACCGCGGCGTCGGCACCGGCAGCGCCGCGCAGCGAGCCCCGCCTGGCCCCTTCGATGCTGGAACGCTTCGGTAGCACCCCGACTTCCCAGGAGAGCACCCCATGA
- a CDS encoding TadE/TadG family type IV pilus assembly protein produces the protein MTARRARGAATIEFAFMLIFGLLPLLMLTYTGVMIMAVQQTLSLAAAEGARASLRYAAPNERRAAACEAARRSMQWLLSYAGQSPNCAAASAAPIVVSAPTPCSGLPSAQCMQISVSYDYQAKPFLPGTGRVYGWVMTQPIRSTAVAQLDLGTP, from the coding sequence ATGACCGCCAGACGTGCACGGGGTGCGGCCACGATCGAGTTCGCCTTCATGCTGATCTTCGGCCTGCTGCCGTTGCTGATGCTGACCTATACCGGGGTGATGATCATGGCAGTGCAGCAGACCTTGTCGCTGGCCGCCGCCGAGGGCGCACGTGCCTCGCTGCGCTATGCCGCCCCCAACGAGCGCCGCGCCGCCGCCTGTGAAGCCGCGCGCAGGTCGATGCAATGGCTGTTGAGCTACGCCGGTCAATCGCCCAACTGCGCTGCGGCCAGCGCGGCCCCCATCGTGGTGTCCGCACCGACCCCGTGCAGCGGTCTGCCCAGCGCGCAGTGCATGCAGATTTCAGTGAGCTATGACTACCAGGCCAAGCCGTTCCTGCCCGGCACCGGCCGGGTGTATGGCTGGGTGATGACCCAACCGATCCGCAGCACCGCCGTGGCCCAACTTGACCTGGGAACACCGTGA
- a CDS encoding AAA family ATPase codes for MSASLQLLHPAPAPMTLVLFAPVRDLAGLLGERLPVGVSVHWIDSAGGAAALDAHRRQPHCVVLLDFRRAAACASTELARQLQRSQPELALVAVGSTTSDQVDGIVAAVRCGLRDILDMDTSTADIDAVLRRAAGTSGARAAPVEAPHKARLVLVLGVRAGVGSSTLAAHLGVLAQQLSQPSAADGSDPTAPATANSTLLLDLGQPAGDTALYLNLDSQFHFDDALRHAGRIDATLVRTAMTRHSGGLTLLGQPAGSDGGLLPDPAVLVQRLRGVFETVLCDLGGVPVRQIPRSLFNSADEVWLVADQAIGTLVSLDQVLKQLESLGLRDTRLQLVINRHEEDGGLTPAQISERFSLPLLATLPDCHRLRSSANHGHLLLQDAPRDPYLRALTPLLLHLDQAAARALPRSWREKLALALGGLQWKTK; via the coding sequence ATGTCCGCCTCTTTGCAGCTTCTGCACCCTGCCCCGGCTCCCATGACCCTGGTGCTGTTCGCGCCGGTACGCGATCTCGCCGGCCTGCTCGGCGAACGCCTGCCGGTGGGCGTCAGCGTGCACTGGATCGACAGCGCCGGCGGCGCTGCCGCGCTGGACGCGCACCGTCGCCAACCGCACTGCGTGGTGCTGCTGGACTTCCGTCGCGCCGCCGCCTGCGCCTCCACCGAACTCGCTCGCCAACTGCAGCGCAGCCAACCGGAGCTGGCACTGGTAGCGGTGGGCTCCACCACCAGCGATCAGGTCGACGGCATTGTCGCGGCGGTCCGCTGCGGGCTGCGCGACATCCTCGACATGGACACCAGTACCGCCGACATCGACGCGGTACTGCGCCGCGCGGCCGGCACCAGCGGCGCCCGCGCCGCGCCGGTGGAAGCACCGCACAAGGCACGCCTGGTGCTGGTGCTGGGCGTGCGGGCCGGCGTCGGCAGCAGCACCCTGGCCGCGCACCTGGGCGTGCTGGCGCAGCAGCTGAGCCAACCATCGGCTGCCGATGGCAGCGATCCAACGGCACCGGCCACCGCCAACAGCACGCTGCTGCTGGACCTGGGGCAGCCCGCTGGCGACACCGCGCTGTACCTCAACCTGGACAGCCAGTTCCACTTCGATGATGCCCTGCGCCACGCCGGACGCATTGACGCCACCTTGGTACGCACCGCGATGACCCGGCACAGCGGCGGCCTGACCCTGCTTGGCCAGCCGGCCGGCAGCGACGGCGGCCTGCTGCCCGATCCGGCGGTGCTGGTGCAGCGCCTGCGTGGCGTGTTTGAGACCGTACTGTGCGATCTGGGCGGTGTGCCGGTACGGCAGATTCCACGTTCGCTGTTCAACAGCGCCGACGAGGTCTGGCTGGTCGCCGACCAGGCCATCGGCACCCTGGTGTCGCTGGACCAGGTGCTGAAGCAGCTGGAATCGCTGGGCCTGCGCGACACCCGCCTGCAACTGGTGATCAACCGGCATGAAGAAGACGGCGGGCTGACCCCGGCGCAGATTTCCGAGCGTTTCAGTCTGCCGCTGCTGGCCACCCTGCCGGACTGCCACCGCCTGCGCAGCAGTGCCAACCATGGCCACCTGCTATTGCAGGACGCACCGCGCGACCCGTACCTGCGCGCACTTACGCCGCTGCTGCTGCACCTGGACCAGGCCGCCGCGCGCGCCCTGCCGCGCAGCTGGCGCGAAAAACTGGCACTTGCCCTGGGGGGCCTGCAATGGAAGACAAAGTGA
- a CDS encoding Flp family type IVb pilin, with translation MNVSIRSFLAEEDGVTALEYGLLAAVIAGVLVVAGREGLSEMFSTLFTKLKELVESTIGTTGGGSTST, from the coding sequence ATGAACGTTTCAATCCGCAGTTTTCTTGCCGAAGAAGATGGCGTGACCGCACTCGAGTACGGCCTGCTGGCCGCGGTGATCGCCGGGGTCCTGGTGGTCGCCGGCCGCGAAGGCCTCAGCGAGATGTTCTCCACGCTGTTCACCAAGCTCAAAGAGCTGGTGGAAAGCACCATCGGCACCACCGGCGGCGGTAGCACCAGTACCTGA
- a CDS encoding A24 family peptidase, with amino-acid sequence MSFLALLALLLSLRIAISDLYARRVPNAWLLAGACGAALGLLGAQLAGQPAAVSDHLLGAGAGLVALLPFYLVGWMGAGDVKYFAVLGLLLGLHALLPVWLGASALAGVHVLCVVGLPRLRAVLPLPLQHLQARAVQQWQQHPALVQMHHARQGRVGIPFAAYLAIATLAWVLWPAQGASS; translated from the coding sequence ATGTCCTTTCTCGCCCTGCTCGCGCTGTTGTTGAGCCTGCGGATCGCGATCAGCGATCTGTATGCGCGACGCGTGCCCAACGCCTGGCTGCTGGCCGGCGCGTGCGGTGCCGCGCTCGGGTTGCTGGGTGCGCAGCTGGCAGGCCAACCGGCTGCGGTCAGTGACCATCTTCTGGGTGCGGGGGCGGGGCTGGTGGCGTTGTTGCCGTTCTATCTGGTCGGTTGGATGGGCGCGGGTGACGTCAAGTACTTCGCCGTGCTGGGCCTGCTGCTGGGGCTGCACGCGTTGTTGCCGGTGTGGCTGGGAGCCAGCGCGCTGGCGGGCGTGCATGTGCTGTGCGTGGTGGGGCTGCCGCGTCTGCGCGCCGTACTGCCGCTTCCGTTACAACACCTGCAGGCACGGGCGGTGCAACAGTGGCAGCAGCACCCTGCCCTGGTGCAGATGCACCACGCGCGGCAAGGCCGGGTGGGCATTCCGTTCGCGGCCTACCTGGCCATCGCCACGCTGGCCTGGGTGCTGTGGCCGGCGCAGGGAGCATCGTCATGA
- a CDS encoding DUF3613 domain-containing protein — translation MSDAIRTLAHLHAALLLALLGTAPATAQQRPLTGQMLGEQPPPPPPAPPVTPAPVVVPVAVTPAPVALALPPRPQLGDTTRALLQLQASGERAGKPHTVLGDQASRSYARYLNSFDHPIPEYLEYSVRKDVASEGGE, via the coding sequence ATGAGTGATGCCATCCGCACCCTCGCCCACCTGCACGCCGCCCTGCTGCTGGCGCTGCTGGGCACCGCGCCGGCCACCGCCCAGCAGCGCCCGCTGACCGGGCAGATGCTCGGCGAGCAACCGCCTCCACCACCGCCTGCGCCACCCGTGACGCCTGCGCCGGTGGTGGTGCCGGTTGCGGTGACACCCGCACCGGTGGCCTTGGCGCTGCCACCCCGTCCGCAGCTGGGCGATACCACCCGCGCGCTGCTGCAGCTGCAGGCCAGCGGCGAACGTGCGGGCAAGCCGCACACCGTGCTCGGCGACCAGGCCAGCCGCAGCTACGCACGCTACCTCAACAGCTTCGATCACCCCATTCCCGAATACCTGGAGTACAGCGTGCGCAAGGATGTCGCCAGCGAGGGCGGGGAATAG
- the cpaB gene encoding Flp pilus assembly protein CpaB: MLKLTRLAAIGLIALAVVLALAAFAMSRRAPASTVAPSTVDHAVTPQRVPVVEASTMLRAGQPIRAADLRMGEAAAAPAGAYTSVAEAAGAVPVRDLPAGSALDRGLMAQGYALRLNPGERALAVPVDELVAAGNRILPGDYVDVFLNLRAPPGINTDGQAQARLLLSRLRVLSYGATDTAPAVAAAPASGDAADSRAADIQGSSSASGSSSDSTSAPARSAVLAVPVEEANRLLLGAQQGKLFLALRNPTDVGLPDQDLFAPSVAVLSPRRALSPEQQLALASPENDAFAGIDADALAGRRTGQGAAPAPVARVAAPVRRSAPRLSPGVEIIRGEPSSHSGSR; the protein is encoded by the coding sequence ATGCTCAAGCTGACCCGCCTGGCCGCGATTGGACTGATCGCACTGGCCGTGGTGCTGGCGCTGGCCGCCTTTGCGATGAGCCGGCGTGCACCCGCATCCACTGTCGCTCCCTCCACCGTGGACCACGCGGTGACGCCACAGCGTGTGCCCGTCGTGGAAGCCAGCACCATGCTGCGTGCCGGGCAACCGATCCGTGCCGCCGACCTGCGCATGGGTGAGGCAGCAGCCGCACCCGCGGGTGCCTACACCAGCGTGGCGGAGGCCGCAGGCGCGGTGCCGGTGCGCGACCTGCCCGCAGGCAGCGCGCTGGATCGCGGGCTGATGGCACAGGGCTACGCGCTGCGGCTCAACCCGGGTGAGAGGGCGCTGGCGGTACCCGTCGATGAGCTCGTCGCCGCGGGCAACCGCATTCTGCCGGGCGACTACGTCGACGTGTTCCTCAACCTGCGCGCACCACCCGGGATCAACACCGACGGCCAGGCCCAGGCGCGCCTGCTGCTGTCGCGTCTGCGCGTGCTCAGCTACGGCGCGACCGACACGGCCCCCGCCGTTGCGGCAGCCCCTGCCAGCGGTGATGCCGCCGACAGCCGCGCCGCCGACATCCAGGGCAGCAGCTCCGCCAGCGGCAGTTCCTCGGACAGCACATCGGCACCGGCCCGAAGCGCAGTGCTGGCGGTGCCGGTGGAGGAAGCCAATCGGCTGCTGCTGGGCGCGCAACAGGGCAAGTTGTTCCTGGCACTGCGCAACCCCACCGACGTCGGCCTGCCCGACCAGGACCTGTTCGCCCCGAGCGTGGCGGTGCTGAGCCCGCGCCGGGCGCTCAGTCCGGAACAGCAACTGGCGCTGGCCTCGCCCGAAAACGATGCGTTCGCCGGTATCGACGCCGACGCACTGGCCGGTCGTCGCACCGGCCAGGGTGCTGCACCCGCACCCGTCGCCCGTGTCGCGGCCCCGGTGCGTCGCTCCGCCCCACGACTCAGCCCCGGCGTGGAGATCATCCGCGGCGAGCCTTCCTCCCACAGCGGTTCTCGTTGA
- a CDS encoding type II and III secretion system protein family protein — protein sequence MTRRPAAIAPLLPPIAVLVALLLAFVLFPQPAWARADVVLQVREQRPWTLPANLERVAIADPGVADVVMLKNRQALLVGKNAGVTTLLLWQHKQTEPQRLQVEVRSAVHGALAEDDALQLTVQEQQGLLQGSAPSLLAHERSRKAAQATLGREGQLADVSTVASSGVVQVEVKVVEFNKTVLRQIGMNFANQNNGFSYGVVRPGGLVPGITPPVGSVTTDTDANPLSSAFGLVFKSLTHGWAANIDLLQSNGMARVLAEPTLVALSGQSASFLAGGELPILEPQGLGTTTVTFKPFGIGLTVTPTVLSPDRIALKVAPEASDLNYAAGIAYNGVQIPSITTRRADTTVELGDGETFVIGGLVSSSVSSNVDKVPLLGDLPIIGSFFRSLNYKKEEKELVIIVTPRLVQPLAKGTTVPLPGEREATPNQPVWGAWLLSPASSDQLPGFSR from the coding sequence ATGACGCGTCGTCCCGCTGCCATCGCTCCCCTGCTGCCGCCCATCGCCGTGCTGGTGGCGTTGCTGCTTGCGTTCGTGCTGTTCCCGCAGCCCGCCTGGGCACGCGCCGACGTGGTGCTGCAGGTGCGCGAGCAGCGGCCGTGGACACTGCCCGCGAATCTGGAACGCGTGGCCATCGCCGACCCTGGCGTTGCCGACGTGGTGATGTTGAAGAATCGCCAGGCGCTGCTGGTCGGCAAAAACGCCGGTGTCACCACGCTGCTGTTGTGGCAGCACAAACAGACCGAACCGCAGCGCCTGCAGGTGGAGGTGCGCAGTGCGGTACACGGCGCGCTGGCCGAGGATGACGCTCTGCAGCTGACCGTGCAGGAGCAACAGGGCCTGCTGCAGGGCAGCGCCCCCAGCCTGCTGGCCCACGAACGCAGCCGCAAGGCCGCGCAGGCCACGCTGGGTCGCGAGGGCCAGTTGGCGGACGTTTCCACGGTGGCCAGCAGCGGCGTGGTCCAGGTGGAAGTGAAGGTGGTGGAGTTCAATAAGACCGTGCTGCGCCAGATCGGGATGAACTTCGCCAACCAGAACAACGGCTTCTCGTATGGCGTGGTTCGCCCGGGTGGCCTCGTGCCTGGCATCACGCCGCCGGTCGGCAGTGTCACCACTGACACCGACGCCAATCCGCTGTCATCGGCGTTCGGCCTGGTGTTCAAATCGCTCACCCATGGCTGGGCCGCCAACATCGACCTGCTGCAGAGCAACGGCATGGCCCGGGTGCTGGCCGAGCCGACCCTGGTGGCGTTATCCGGCCAGAGCGCCAGTTTCCTCGCTGGCGGCGAACTGCCCATACTGGAACCGCAGGGCCTGGGCACCACCACCGTGACCTTCAAACCCTTCGGCATCGGCCTCACCGTCACCCCGACCGTGCTCAGCCCGGACCGCATCGCGCTGAAGGTGGCTCCGGAAGCCAGCGACCTCAACTACGCCGCCGGCATTGCCTACAACGGTGTGCAGATTCCCTCCATCACCACCCGCCGCGCCGACACCACGGTGGAGCTGGGTGATGGCGAAACCTTCGTGATCGGCGGGCTGGTCAGCAGTTCAGTCAGCTCCAACGTCGACAAGGTCCCACTGCTCGGCGACCTGCCGATCATCGGATCGTTCTTCCGCAGCCTGAACTACAAGAAAGAGGAGAAGGAACTCGTGATCATCGTGACCCCGCGTCTGGTGCAACCGCTGGCCAAGGGCACCACTGTGCCGCTGCCGGGCGAACGCGAAGCCACGCCCAACCAGCCGGTGTGGGGTGCATGGCTGCTCAGCCCTGCCTCCTCCGACCAGCTGCCTGGTTTCTCCCGCTGA
- a CDS encoding type II secretion system F family protein, with the protein MNAHPLWFIALLLLAAGLCLLGVVALLRGAQQQRNAAALQSALRPREPSADAAATASTGTTPTPTATADSGPRGLGWLAALGERFHGGRLQAALLAPEDRLLLDQAGWNTRSGTAIFLALRLLLAVLCLLLAVALFDTSGVQRAVVMLAALAFGILLPKFALRAWAGRLRQRVNAELPLLIDLLRLLQGVGFSMDQSLQTLGDKLRGAIPVLGREIHQANIAYMHGRTRAQSLRRLGESFDDEDLRSLVQLMLQVHEHGGAVQEPLKQFSLRLREHRRATLKEKVGKLSVKMTVVMMLTLLPALMLVLSGPAIIALADAMTRLGS; encoded by the coding sequence ATGAACGCGCATCCGTTGTGGTTCATCGCGCTGTTGCTGCTGGCGGCCGGGCTGTGCCTGCTGGGCGTGGTCGCGCTGCTGCGCGGTGCCCAGCAGCAGCGAAATGCGGCAGCCTTGCAGAGCGCACTGCGCCCGCGCGAGCCCAGCGCGGATGCCGCCGCGACGGCCAGCACAGGCACCACACCCACGCCCACTGCCACCGCCGACAGCGGCCCGCGCGGACTCGGCTGGCTGGCCGCACTGGGCGAACGCTTCCATGGCGGCCGTCTGCAGGCCGCGCTGCTGGCCCCGGAAGACCGCCTGCTGCTGGACCAGGCCGGCTGGAACACGCGCAGCGGCACCGCGATCTTCCTGGCCCTGCGGCTGCTGCTGGCGGTGCTGTGCCTGCTGCTGGCCGTGGCGCTGTTCGATACCAGCGGGGTACAGCGCGCGGTGGTGATGCTGGCTGCGCTGGCGTTCGGCATCCTGCTGCCCAAGTTCGCACTGCGCGCGTGGGCCGGCCGCCTGCGCCAGCGCGTCAATGCCGAGCTGCCGCTGCTGATCGACCTGCTGCGCCTGCTGCAGGGCGTGGGCTTCAGCATGGACCAGAGCCTGCAGACCCTGGGCGACAAACTGCGCGGGGCGATTCCGGTGCTGGGCCGGGAAATCCACCAGGCCAACATCGCCTACATGCATGGGCGCACCCGCGCGCAGTCGCTGCGGCGGCTGGGCGAGTCATTCGACGACGAGGACCTGCGCAGCCTGGTGCAGCTGATGCTGCAGGTGCATGAGCACGGCGGTGCGGTGCAGGAACCGCTCAAGCAGTTCAGCCTGCGTCTGCGCGAACACCGCCGCGCCACGTTGAAAGAGAAGGTCGGCAAGCTCTCGGTGAAGATGACCGTGGTGATGATGCTGACCCTTTTACCGGCATTGATGCTGGTGCTGTCCGGCCCGGCGATCATCGCCCTGGCCGACGCCATGACCAGACTGGGGTCCTGA
- a CDS encoding type II secretion system F family protein, whose protein sequence is MTGVLLLCSAVLVLVAAAIELWWGAARRERQRASLQHTEQRLAAALPVTQLAGMSPRAPAAAPAAPAPAALPWDALLQRAGLRGGWTLPLVWLVSGLLLAWLAAARIGTAWMWPITLALFALVLGVWLSRRILGLQRRLLRQLPDFLDNLVRLTALGNSLQMAFQTASQQVPAPLRGLLDDTLSGARSGLDLDRALSQASRPYRLEVLDVLAVVLGVSIRIGGRSDQILQRMSDFMRDLEQAQQELMATTSETRMSAWVLGLLPPLCALLMAIASPDFFQPVLHAPLGHKLLGAALLLELIGGFLLYRLARSL, encoded by the coding sequence ATGACCGGGGTGTTGCTGCTGTGCAGTGCGGTGCTGGTGCTGGTGGCGGCGGCCATCGAGCTGTGGTGGGGCGCGGCCCGCCGCGAGCGCCAGCGCGCCTCGCTGCAGCACACCGAACAGCGCCTGGCCGCGGCTCTGCCGGTGACCCAGCTGGCCGGCATGAGTCCGCGTGCACCTGCTGCTGCGCCCGCCGCACCAGCACCGGCAGCGCTGCCGTGGGATGCCCTGCTGCAGCGCGCCGGGTTGCGCGGCGGCTGGACCTTGCCCCTTGTGTGGCTGGTCAGCGGCCTGCTGCTGGCATGGCTGGCTGCAGCGCGCATCGGCACTGCATGGATGTGGCCGATCACCTTGGCCCTGTTCGCGCTGGTGCTGGGGGTGTGGCTGTCGCGCCGCATCCTCGGCCTGCAGCGCAGGCTGCTGCGCCAGCTGCCTGACTTCCTGGACAACCTGGTGCGCCTGACCGCTTTGGGCAACAGCCTGCAGATGGCGTTCCAGACTGCCAGCCAGCAGGTGCCCGCGCCACTGCGCGGGCTGCTCGACGACACCCTTTCCGGCGCGCGCAGCGGATTGGACCTGGACCGTGCACTCAGCCAGGCCAGCCGCCCCTATCGCCTGGAAGTGCTCGACGTGCTGGCCGTGGTGCTGGGCGTGAGCATCCGCATCGGCGGCCGTTCCGATCAGATTCTGCAGCGCATGAGCGACTTCATGCGCGACCTCGAACAGGCCCAGCAGGAACTGATGGCGACCACCTCGGAAACCCGCATGTCGGCCTGGGTGCTGGGCCTGTTGCCGCCGCTGTGCGCGTTGCTGATGGCGATTGCCAGCCCGGATTTCTTCCAGCCGGTGCTGCACGCCCCGCTCGGCCATAAACTGCTCGGCGCGGCGCTGCTGCTGGAATTGATCGGCGGCTTCCTGTTGTATCGACTGGCACGCTCGCTATGA